The genomic window CTCCCAGCATGCTCGCCGCTGAGGCCGTGCGTCTGATGGAAGAAAGCAAGATTACCGCCCTTGCAGTCGTTGATGATGAACAGCGCCCGATCGGCGCACTGCACATGCATGACTTGCTCGTCAGTGGCGTTATCTAGCATGCTGGCATGCCCAAGACATCAACTACTTTTTTAAACTGGAGCCCTTATGAGCCTACCTGCCAACCTGATTGATCAACTGCGCCGTGTGCGCCTATTCGCCATGGACGTCGACGGCGTGCTGACTGACGGTCGGCTGTATTTTCAGGCTGATGGCGTGGAGATCAAGGCCTTTCATACTCAGGATGGACAAGGCCTTAAGCTGCTCAAACGGGCCGGATTACACGTCGCCATCATCACCGGGCGAGATTCCCCCATGGTCAGCCAACGGGCCGCTGCGTTGGGCATTCCACACGTCTATCAAGGCTGTGAAGATAAACTGACCACCCTGCGTCAGCTTTGCCAGCGCCTTAATATCGAACTCGATCAGGTCGCCTACTGTGGCGATGATCTGCCTGACCTGGCCGCGATCAAGCGTTCTGGCATCGGTATCACGGTACCCAATGCCCCCGATTACCTGCACACCCATGCAGACTGGGTCACTGAGCGGCTGGGCGGACACGGTGCGGTGCGCGAAGTGTGCGATACCCTGCTCGAAGCACAGGGCCACTGGGGTGCCGTGATTGATACCTATCTGCACGGTCGTCGCTAAAAATGTCCCAGGGCAGCCCGATCGTTACCTTGCAGCGCCTGATGCTGGTTGGGCTTGTCCTCGCCCTCGGCGGCCTGCTCGCCTGGTTTGACTGGCAGTCAGGCTCACGCTCGGCAATCGACCCTGACGCAAGAGCTGAAGAGCCCGGGCATGTGGTCGAAAACGCCACTCTCACCCTGTATAACGAGCAAGGCAATCGCCATCAGCGTATAGCGGTCGAGCAACTTACCCACACGCCGCAACGCCAGGTCACTCAGCTTGAGACACCGCGCGCCTTGCTGGTCGATAGCCAGCAGCGCGAATGGCATGCACAGGCGCAGCAAGGTTACATAGACAATCAGGGAGAGCACCTTGTGCTGCGAGGCGATGTGCGTCTTCAGGAGCCTCAGGAAACCTGGCAGCTGACGACTCAACGCCTTGAGTATCACAGCGCCGAGGCGCATGCCTTCAGCAATAGCCCCGTCATATTAGAACAACCGCCTCAATCCATGCAGGCCCAGCGGATGGATTTATGGCTTAATGAAGACCGCTTGCAGCTAGGTGGTCAGGTGCGTGGTTATCACCCGACCGAGACGGCCCCGTAAAGGAGCAATACTTGATGAATATCCATGCCTTGATCCCTCGTCTGTTTTTCAGCCTGATACTCAGCGCTGTCAGCTTTCAGTTACTGCATGCCGCGCCCAGCGACCCTGTTGAAGTGGAAGCCGACCAGTTGGATATCGACCAGAACGCAGGCACCGCCGTTTACAGTGGTGATGTGCGCATCCGTCAGGGTGATCTGCATATCAATGGAGCACGCGTGGAAATTCAGCGCAACGCCAATGGCGAACTATCCAGGGCCATTGCCATCGGCGATCGCGCCTATATCCGCAACCGCTTCGAAGACCAGGAAGGCATCACCGAAGGCCAGGCCAAGCGCATCACCTACCATGTCGCCGAGCGCCGAGTGGAACTGATAGACCGCGCTGAACTCAGCCAAGGAGGCGACCGTTTCACCGGCGGCAAATTGGAATATTTCATCGACCGGGGCGTTGTTCAGGCACGCTCGGATGTCGAAGGCAGTGAAAACCAGCGCATTCGCATGACCCTGCAACCTGAGCAGCAATAGGAGCCTTTAGTGTCTTTTGATGATGTAACGGCCTCAGTGCCGAGCCCATCCGGCAAAACGCTTACGGCACGCCACCTGGCCAAAAGCTATAAACGTCGCCGGGTGGTCAAGGATATCAATCTCGATATTGCCCAAGGCAGCATTGTCGGGCTTCTCGGCCCCAATGGCGCGGGCAAGACCACCTCTTTCTACATGATTGTTGGCCTGGTCAAGGCAGATGCTGGCAAGGTATATATTGATGAACTGGACCTGACTCGGGCGCCCATGCATGAACGCGCGATTGCCGGTATCGGCTACCTGCCACAGGAAGCCTCGATTTTCCGCAAGCTGAGCGTTGCCGACAACATCATGGCGATTCTGGAAACCCGCAAGGGGCTTTCCCGCGCCGAACGCAAAGGCCTGCTGGAGCAGTTACTCGAAGACTTTCACATTACCCATATCCGCGACAACCTTGGCATGAGCCTGTCCGGCGGTGAAAGGCGCCGGGTTGAAATTGCCCGCTCGCTGGCCACTGACCCGCATTTCATTTTACTTGATGAACCTTTTGCCGGGGTTGACCCGATTTCCGTCGGTGATATCAAGACCATCATCCGTGCGCTCAAGGCACGTAATATCGGCGTATTGATTACTGACCACAACGTCAGAGAAACCCTGGATATCTGTGATACCGCCTATATCGTCGGCGATGGCCATATCATTGCCAGCGGTTCCCCGCATACGATTCTGGATAATCAGCAGGTCCGGGATATCTATCTCGGCGAAGATTTCAAACTGTGACTTCTGCTGCTATGCAGCCTGTTAGCCGCTACGCCCACTGGCAACTTTTTATCGATGGCATGCTTATTGCTACTTGCGCCTGAAAGCGGCTGGTTTTAGGGTAAAGCTTTATATGCCACGGGTGGTTCACGAATGGTCATGAAAGCGTCCCTTCAACTGCGTCTTGGCACTCAACTGACGATGACGCCTCAGCTGCAGCAGGCAATCGCCTTACTGCAGCTGTCGACTCTGGATCTTCGTCAGGAAATCCAGAACGCACTCGACACCAATCCCTTGCTGGAACAGGAAGAGGAGTTTGGCGAGCAGGTCAGCCAGGAAGACAAGGAAGCTGACTGGTCAGAAGATATTCCCAGCGAGCTTGCTGTCGACAGCGACTGGTCAGACACCTACCAGGATGTCGCCAGCGCAGGCAGTAGCAGCCAGGAAGGCCCGGACTTCGAACGCGACACAGCGGTACAAAGCCTGCACGGGCACCTGTTGTGGCAGCTTGCCATGACGGATATCAGCGCCCGGGAGTACAGCATCGCCGAAACTCTGATTGATGCCGTCGATAACAACGGCTATCTGTCTTTGTCGTTAAGCGAGATTCGCGAGAGCTTGCAAGCCACTGCCCATGAAGGCATTCAGCAACGTGAGATCGAAAGCGTGCTGTTGCGCCTGCAACAGTTTGAGCCTACCGGCGTATTTGCCCGCGATTTACGCGAATGTCTGATGCTCCAGCTGGCAGCGCTGCCCGACACGACCCCCTTGCTCATCCCAGCCAAGCGGCTGGTCAGACAGTTTCTGGAAATACTCGGCAAAAATGATAGCCGCACCCTGAAGCGCCGCCTGAATCTGGATGACGACCAGCTCAGCGAGGTGATTAGCCTGATACGTAGCCTTGACCCTCGCCCAGGTAGCACCTTTGGCAGCACCGCCAGCGGCTATGTCACCCCGGATCTGGTGGTGCATCACGATCATCAGGGCTGGCATCTGACGCTTAACCCGGAAGCCATGCCCCGGCTGCGCATCCAGCCGGAGTATGCCAGCCTGATCAAGCGTGCTGACAAGAGTGATGATAACCAGTTTCTCAAGGATCACCTGCAGGAAGCACGCTGGCTGATCAAGAGCCTGGCCAGCCGCAACGACACCTTGCTGCGGGTAGGCCAGGAAATCATTATTCGCCAGATCGGCTTTCTGGAACATGGCGAAGAAGCCATGAAACCGCTGATTCTTGCCGATATCGCCAACGCCGTGGACATGCACGAATCAACTATTTCCCGGGTTACCACCCAGAAGTTCATTCATACGCCGCGTGGCGTATTCGAACTTAAGTACTTTTTCTCAAGCCATGTCAGCAACCAGGAGGGTGATCATCATTCCAGCACCGCCATCCGCGCACGGATCAAAAAACTGATTCAGGATGAACCATCTCACAAGCCACTATCCGATAGTCGCTTGGTGGCCCTGTTGAATGAGGATGGTGTCAGCGTGGCCCGTCGCACCGTTGCCAAATACCGTGAAGCCATGGGCATCCCCTCTTCCAGCGAACGCCGTCATCTGAGTTAATTCATAACCGTCGCTAGACAGTCGGCTGAAAAATTTTGTGAAGAAGTCGCTGAGTTAAAAGGAAACTTGCCCTAAAGGGCTTTGC from Halomonas sp. CH40 includes these protein-coding regions:
- the lptA gene encoding lipopolysaccharide transport periplasmic protein LptA; this translates as MHALIPRLFFSLILSAVSFQLLHAAPSDPVEVEADQLDIDQNAGTAVYSGDVRIRQGDLHINGARVEIQRNANGELSRAIAIGDRAYIRNRFEDQEGITEGQAKRITYHVAERRVELIDRAELSQGGDRFTGGKLEYFIDRGVVQARSDVEGSENQRIRMTLQPEQQ
- a CDS encoding RNA polymerase factor sigma-54; this translates as MVMKASLQLRLGTQLTMTPQLQQAIALLQLSTLDLRQEIQNALDTNPLLEQEEEFGEQVSQEDKEADWSEDIPSELAVDSDWSDTYQDVASAGSSSQEGPDFERDTAVQSLHGHLLWQLAMTDISAREYSIAETLIDAVDNNGYLSLSLSEIRESLQATAHEGIQQREIESVLLRLQQFEPTGVFARDLRECLMLQLAALPDTTPLLIPAKRLVRQFLEILGKNDSRTLKRRLNLDDDQLSEVISLIRSLDPRPGSTFGSTASGYVTPDLVVHHDHQGWHLTLNPEAMPRLRIQPEYASLIKRADKSDDNQFLKDHLQEARWLIKSLASRNDTLLRVGQEIIIRQIGFLEHGEEAMKPLILADIANAVDMHESTISRVTTQKFIHTPRGVFELKYFFSSHVSNQEGDHHSSTAIRARIKKLIQDEPSHKPLSDSRLVALLNEDGVSVARRTVAKYREAMGIPSSSERRHLS
- the lptB gene encoding LPS export ABC transporter ATP-binding protein yields the protein MSFDDVTASVPSPSGKTLTARHLAKSYKRRRVVKDINLDIAQGSIVGLLGPNGAGKTTSFYMIVGLVKADAGKVYIDELDLTRAPMHERAIAGIGYLPQEASIFRKLSVADNIMAILETRKGLSRAERKGLLEQLLEDFHITHIRDNLGMSLSGGERRRVEIARSLATDPHFILLDEPFAGVDPISVGDIKTIIRALKARNIGVLITDHNVRETLDICDTAYIVGDGHIIASGSPHTILDNQQVRDIYLGEDFKL
- a CDS encoding HAD-IIIA family hydrolase → MSLPANLIDQLRRVRLFAMDVDGVLTDGRLYFQADGVEIKAFHTQDGQGLKLLKRAGLHVAIITGRDSPMVSQRAAALGIPHVYQGCEDKLTTLRQLCQRLNIELDQVAYCGDDLPDLAAIKRSGIGITVPNAPDYLHTHADWVTERLGGHGAVREVCDTLLEAQGHWGAVIDTYLHGRR
- the lptC gene encoding LPS export ABC transporter periplasmic protein LptC gives rise to the protein MSQGSPIVTLQRLMLVGLVLALGGLLAWFDWQSGSRSAIDPDARAEEPGHVVENATLTLYNEQGNRHQRIAVEQLTHTPQRQVTQLETPRALLVDSQQREWHAQAQQGYIDNQGEHLVLRGDVRLQEPQETWQLTTQRLEYHSAEAHAFSNSPVILEQPPQSMQAQRMDLWLNEDRLQLGGQVRGYHPTETAP